A single window of Anopheles moucheti chromosome 2, idAnoMoucSN_F20_07, whole genome shotgun sequence DNA harbors:
- the LOC128310862 gene encoding tetratricopeptide repeat protein 28: MHTERRHRHRGRGTVTGHQTTGGSTAITATAITAQQPAIHPTVWEILSAELILSNEPEGTPELPAANRALFLEKVRQSNTACQNGDFSTAVQLYTDALGLDPGNHILYSNRSAARLKQGQFALALQDATRARELCPQWPKAYFRQGVALQCLGRYGEALAAFSAGLAQDPNSKQLLAGLVEASIKSPLRHALEPTFQQLKAMKLDQSPFVVISVVGQELLGAGQYHAAVTVLESALRIGSCSLKLRGSVFSALSSAHWALNQLDKAIAYMQQDLAVAKSLGDTAGECRAHGNLGSAYFSQGSYKEALTSHRYQLVLAMKCKDTQAAAAALTSLGHVYTAIGDYPNALASHKQCVQLVKQMGDRLQEAREIGNVGAVYLAMGEFDSAVDCHTQHLRLARKLGNQVEEARAYSNLGSSYHYKRNFTQAITYHESVLRIAQQLGDRAIEARAYAGLGHAARCGHDFVQAKRWHEKQLEMALAARDKVGEGRACSNLGIVYQLLGEHDAALKLHQAHLTIARQLQDKAGMGRAYGNIGNAYSAAGYYESAIKYHKQELIISKEVHDRSAEASTHGNLAVAYQALGAHDMALMHYRAHLNIARELKDTAGEACALLNLGNCLSSRQEFAQAVPYYEQYLMLSQELGDVAAEGKACHFLGYAHYCIGNYREAVRYYDQDLALAKDLQNKMNMGRAYCNLGLAHLALGNTGGALECQKYFLAIAHMTNHLPGKFRALGNIGDVLIRMGDVDEAIKMYQRQLALARQTRERGMEAAACGALGLAHRLLKKLDKALGYHTQELTLRQEMSDLPGECRAHGHLGAVHMALGNYTHAVKCYQEQLERAQELQDSAVEAQAFGNLGIARLNMGHYEDAIGYLEQQLGTLEQVNTPTAQHDRARALGHLGDCYDALGDYHTEAIKCHERHLQLAIALQSPRDQERAYRGLGNCYKSVGNLQEALVCLEKRLVVSHELGNPEAKAAAYGDLGSIHSALGNYEQAINCLEHQRDIARELGDRVLTSDAISGLGAVFQQMGDYDESLRLHKQDLELGETINHSTLQARACGNLGSVYDALRNYAESARYYEKQLTLTSDRQTKAHACLALGRVYHSMEQVPQAVGFLRQGLAIAQSLNKLEDEAKLRYRLGLALVASGDDDAARQQMESAAQILESIRSDQVTPEARTQLYDLQTSCYQTLQRVLVGLGRTEEALVAAERCRSRMGADSNQSAENSLNNRKTLLTCSEYIFDTVNRSKTSIIYYSLAGTDLYAWFLQPQKRIVRFHATKLDEQTLPMMKKKALLGSGTVPPSDKKANQLEEATGDNNSLLEQYINYVRDCLGVNSGSVLQEGDGSGWKSSNENLIDDFTNERAGFLRMVNRNHLLNSSNYSLSSLFSLGSVGGSVASLQGSTRSIGSLQGSTRSRRSNMLPPWQGPSCLHVLYNLLLAPFEDLLPDISTTARIGRRELILVLEKELYLVPFAILRSGDEDGEYLSERCSLLTVPSLHTLRQKSRIKTREPAEGLNSALVIGGPKIPSSLSDTWGWSDSPASLQEAAMVSDMLNTKPLVSSSATKESIVSELPAAECVHFAANVSWKLGAVVLSPGEVLDSQSQKRYYPNAAGELLGGDNDEETTDLSTTNMEIPPLSDFILSAADLLSMKLTAKLVVLSSYHSVEPITGSGVANLAGSWLFAGTGAVLVSLWPVPETAAKILLRAFYSALLQGTRAARALAEAMQTVQHTKHFAHPANWAGFILIGGNVRLSNKVALIGQALCELMRTPDKCRDALRVCLHLVEKSLQRIHRGQKNAMYTTQKSIDNKAGPVSGWKDLLMAVGFRFEPAANGIPSSVFFPQSDPEDRLSQCSASLQALLGLSPTTLHALSKLVHGAEIADEIIGVMRHVVAQFPSKATDNEGAIDVPLSVRLWRVSGCHELLASLGFDLMEVGQDQVTLRTGKQANRRNCQFVLQALLALFDTQEAPKSLGIESSSSSESLNEEETADEQSAHQQQSIQQSQQSQPTVQQQQQQQSAQQCQQVQQQLKASSGASPTPTSGDSQQRSISPAVTVKSQTSYNFSRPPLPLRRVPFLSTRSAFISYVRRRGEPDGGQTDSAQSVPNGNVLDTSLANTTDSELSDGYTTQQILLKSDHLAKGLGYSSLRGTIKVSRPGGGGESDAAFTPSPPVTIQNVDQNVSLALAHQTRIKNLYTNNGTVHGVPGALNGVHGPATASGMVMGGAGSYTLPDTLRDGVHHHPNPGHHRRPDSSSSASSATDWEGSGHATVLRRAAHQGHHLPPLPPPRQTLPMVESLRPLAPLAPVYNNINGAVGPAGPAGKSSVPNGGQKSLSVLESTSSDSEFERSFDLPGSGSSNAASISSKLTSLAHSLQSMRTRNKLKLGPPPHGQHLPSQQQQQQPHQPLHGQQQSHGQLHGQHQLHGTSTGSATTMTRSKHPVDQFGFLDRLSCRTEISSSATLGNHVAPPRKPLSTLPDDERTLNLNANKLYFSPTDAEMLPLAEASPSDLGLGTKSHAPSIGQPMVGSAGVGNLGVPCTTVKDGAKSNQKTIQDSILRHMSREMTPTISEVYHERNIGLGLAPSLSKLLLSKNYDEAPELGSKGSNTVTVAAASAAAAAASMLNKPSAALTVGNLAEAMNEIEMNATTAGKLDEGACAICHSPSDLLCGCSATSTVAAVAAMTAALGANTTTMAKKSSSNKPWLSNVSPNIVKASDLTTADILEQQKQLKSSVSSGLTSNLSSSTENSLSTVVKRSGSPFSDLSRRDEGDGRSVADSQCSGSFRTDITGSTVTTSKSQQQMVSSQQQQQPSQQQHQKQQQPSQQQQQQPGGSEQNSSSGPSVTTTTVTQQRGKYIIDT, translated from the exons ATGCACACGGAGCGGCGACATCGCCATCGGGGCCGTGGTACGGTGACCGGGCATCAGACTACCGGCGGTAGCACCGCGATCACGGCCACCGCCATCACAGCGCAGCAGCCCGCCATCCATCCCACCGTCTGGGAGATACTATCCGCCGAGCTGATCCTTTCG AACGAACCGGAAGGTACGCCGGAACTGCCAGCGGCCAACAGGGCCCTCTTCCTCGAGAAGGTGCGCCAGTCAAATACCGCGTGCCAGAATGGTGACTTCAGTACCGCCGTCCAGCTGTACACGGACGCGCTCGGGCTGGACCCGGGCAATCACATCCTCTACAGCAACCGTTCGGCGGCCCGGTTAAAGCAGGGCCAGTTTGCGCTCGCCCTGCAGGACGCAACACGTGCCCGGGAGCTGTGCCCCCAGTGGCCCAAGGCCTACTTCCGGCAGGGTGTTGCGCTCCAGTGTCTCGGCCGGTACGGTGAAGCGCTCGCCGCGTTCAGTGCCGGGCTGGCCCAGGATCCGAACAGCAAGCAGCTGCTGGCCGGGCTGGTGGAGGCCTCGATCAAGAGCCCGCTGCGGCACGCACTCGAACCAACGTTCCAGCAGCTGAAGGCGATGAAGCTCGACCAGTCGCCGTTCGTCGTGATATCGGTGGTCGGGCAGGAGTTGCTCGGCGCCGGCCAGTACCATGCCGCCGTTACCGTGCTCGAGTCGGCGCTTCGGATCGGTTCCTGCTCGCTGAAGCTGCGCGGTTCCGTGTTTTCCGCGCTCAGTTCCGCCCACTGGGCACTGAACCAGCTGGACAAAGCAATCGCCTACATGCAGCAGGACCTGGCCGTGGCCAAAAGTCTCGGCGATACCGCGGGTGAGTGTCGGGCGCACGGTAACCTCGGTTCGGCATACTTTAGCCAGGGTTCGTACAAGGAGGCGCTAACGTCCCACCGGTACCAGCTAGTGTTGGCGATGAAGTGTAAAGATACGCAGGCGGCTGCGGCTGCCCTTACCTCGCTCGGGCACGTCTACACGGCGATCGGGGACTATCCGAATGCGCTCGCCTCCCACAAACAGTGCGTACAGTTGGTGAAACAGATGGGCGATCGGTTGCAGGAGGCGCGCGAGATCGGTAACGTCGGTGCAGTGTATCTGGCGATGGGCGAGTTCGATTCTGCGGTCGACTGTCACACGCAACATCTGCGGCTGGCCCGGAAGCTTGGCAACCAGGTGGAGGAGGCACGGGCGTACAGTAATCTCGGGTCGAGCTATCACTACAAGCGCAACTTCACGCAGGCGATCACCTACCACGAAAGTGTGCTGCGGATAGCGCAACAGCTCGGGGATCGTGCGATCGAAGCGCGGGCGTACGCCGGTCTCGGGCATGCGGCACGCTGCGGCCACGACTTTGTGCAGGCGAAACGGTGGCACGAGAAGCAGCTCGAGATGGCGCTGGccgcccgggataaggtgggTGAGGGACGGGCCTGTTCCAACCTGGGCATCGTGTATCAGCTGCTCGGGGAGCATGATGCGGCGCTCAAGCTGCACCAGGCGCATCTAACCATCGCACGCCAGCTGCAGGACAAGGCTGGCATGGGCCGCGCGTACGGTAACATTGGCAATGCGTACTCAGCCGCCGGGTACTACGAGTCCGCGATCAAGTACCACAAACAGGAGCTTATCATCAGCAAGGAGGTGCACGACCGCAGCGCGGAAGCGTCCACACACGGGAACCTGGCGGTGGCGTATCAGGCGCTCGGTGCACACGACATGGCGCTGATGCACTACCGCGCCCACCTGAACATTGCCCGCGAACTGAAGGACACCGCTGGGGAGGCGTGCGCATTGCTCAACCTGGGTAACTGTTTAAGCTCGAGGCAAGAGTTTGCCCAAGCCGTGCCGTACTACGAGCAGTATCTGATGCTCTCGCAGGAGCTGGGTGATGTCGCCGCCGAAGGTAAGGCGTGCCATTTTCTCGGTTACGCACACTACTGCATCGgcaactaccgggaagcgGTGCGGTACTACGATCAGGATCTGGCACTCGCGAAAGATCTCCAGAACAAGATGAATATGGGCCGGGCGTACTGTAACCTTGGGCTAGCACATCTGGCCCTCGGCAACACCGGTGGTGCGCTCGAGTGCCAGAAGTACTTCCTTGCCATTGCCCACATGACCAACCACCTGCCGGGGAAGTTTCGGGCACTCGGAAACATTGGCGATGTGTTGATCCGGATGGGTGATGTGGATGAGGCGATCAAGATGTACCAACGGCAGCTAGCACTCGCAAGACAAACCCGCGAACGTGGCATGGAAGCTGCTGCCTGTGGTGCACTCGGACTCGCCCATCGGCTGCTGAAAAAGCTCGACAAAGCACTCGGTTACCACACGCAGGAGCTAACGCTCCGGCAGGAGATGAGCGATCTGCCGGGCGAGTGCCGGGCACATGGGCATCTCGGTGCGGTCCACATGGCGCTTGGTAACTATACGCACGCGGTGAAATGCTACCAGGAGCAGCTGGAGCGCGCCCAAGAGCTGCAAGACTCCGCGGTAGAGGCGCAAGCATTTGGCAATCTTGGCATCGCGCGACTCAACATGGGCCATTACGAGGATGCGATCGGGTATCTCGAGCAGCAGCTGGGCACACTGGAGCAGGTCAACACCCCAACGGCGCAGCACGATCGGGCGCGGGCTCTAGGGCATCTGGGTGACTGTTACGACGCACTCGGCGATTACCACACGGAAGCGATCAAGTGTCACGAACGCCACCTACAGCTAGCCATCGCGCTGCAGAGTCCACGTGATCAGGAACGAGCGTACCGAGGACTCGGCAACTGCTACAAATCCGTCGGCAACCTTCAGGAGGCGCTTGTGTGTCTGGAAAAGCGACTCGTGGTGTCGCACGAGTTGGGCAACCCGGAAGCGAAGGCGGCTGCGTACGGCGATCTGGGCAGTATACACAGCGCACTGGGCAATTACGAGCAGGCGATCAACTGTCTCGAGCATCAGCGTGACATTGCCCGCGAGCTCGGCGATCGTGTACTAACGTCGGACGCGATCAGTGGCCTGGGGGCAGTTTTCCAGCAGATGGGTGACTACGACGAGTCGCTGCGGCTACACAAGCAGGACCTCGAGCTGGGTGAGACCATCAACCATAGCACACTGCAGGCGCGCGCCTGCGGTAACCTAGGCTCCGTGTATGACGCACTGCGGAACTACGCAGAATCCGCGCGGTACTACGAGAAGCAGCTAACACTGACGTCCGATCGGCAGACGAAAGCCCACGCCTGTCTCGCACTGGGGCGGGTCTATCACTCAATGGAGCAAGTGCCGCAAGCAGTCGGTTTTCTACGCCAGGGCCTAGCCATCGCCCAGTCTCTCAACAAGCTGGAGGACGAAGCAAAGCTCCGCTACCGTCTCGGACTTGCGCTGGTCGCCtccggtgatgatgatgcggcaCGGCAGCAGATGGAAAGTGCCGCACAGATTCTCGAGTCGATACGCAGCGACCAGGTCACGCCGGAGGCGCGTACCCAGCTGTACGACCTGCAAACATCCTGCTATCAAACGCTGCAGCGCGTTCTCGTTGGGTTGGGACGCACGGAGGAAGCATTGGTCGCAGCCGAACGGTGCCGGTCGCGCATGGGTGCCGACTCGAACCAAAGTGCGGAGAATTCGCTCAACAACCGCAAAACGTTGCTCACCTGCAGCGAGTACATCTTCGACACGGTCAATCGCAGCAAGACGAGCATCATCTACTACAGTCTCGCTGGGACCGATCTGTACGCGTGGTTCCTGCAGCCGCAGAAGCGCATCGTGCGCTTCCACGCGACCAAACTCGACGAGCAAACGCTACCGATGATGAAGAAAAAGGCACTTCTCGGGTCGGGAACGGTTCCTCCGTCGGACAAAAAAGCGAACCAGCTGGAGGAGGCAACGGGTGACAACAACAGCCTGCTGGAGCAGTACATCAACTACGTGCGCGACTGTTTGGGCGTCAACTCGGGCAGCGTGTTGCAGGAGGGCGACGGTAGCGGTTGGAAGTCGTCGAACGAGAATCTGATCGATGACTTCACGAACGAACGGGCTGGGTTTTTGCGCATGGTTAACCGTAACCATTTGCTCAACTCGAGCAACTATTCGCTGAGTTCGCTCTTCAGTCTCGGCAGTGTTGGTGGCTCGGTCGCTAGTCTGCAGGGTTCAACAAG GTCTATTGGAAGCCTGCAGGGATCGACACGGTCGAGACGATCGAACATGCTGCCACCGTGGCAAGGACCGTCCTGTTTACACGTCCTGTACAATCTACTACTAGCTCCGTTCGAAGATCTGCTGCCCGATATCAGCACAA CTGCACGAATTGGACGTCGCGAGTTGATTCTGGTACTGGAGAAGGAACTCTACCTGGTCCCGTTTGCTATTCTGCGCAGCGGTGATGAAGATGGTGAATATCTATCCGAACGATGCTCTTTGCTGACCGTCCCGTCGTTGCACACACTGCGGCAAAAGAGTCGCATCAAGACGCGTGAACCAG CGGAAGGACTGAACAGTGCGCTCGTAATCGGTGGACCAAAGATTCCGTCCTCACTGTCAGACACGTGGGGCTGGTCGGATTCGCCCGCCTCACTGCAGGAAGCAGCCATGGTGTCCGATATGCTCAACACGAAACCACTGGTCAGCTCGAGCGCCACCAAAGAGTCGATCGTTTCCGAGCTGCCTGCGGCAGAATGTGTACACTTTGCGGCGAACGTTAGCTGGAAGCTTGGTGCGGTGGTGCTCAGCCCCGGTGAGGTGCTCGATTCACAGTCGCAGAAGCGTTACTACCCGAACGCGGCCGGTGAGCTGTTGGGTGGCGATAATGACGAGGAGACAACCGATCTGTCCACCACGAACATGGAGATACCACCGCTGTCCGACTTCATTCTCAGTGCGGCCGATCTGCTATCGATGAAGTTGACCGCCAAGTTGGTCGTCCTGAGTTCGTACCATTCGGTGGAACCCATTACCGGCAGTGGGGTGGCCAATCTTGCCGGCAGTTGGCTGTTTGCCGGCACGGGTGCCGTACTCGTATCGCTGTGGCCCGTCCCGGAAACTGCGGCTAAAATTTTGCTGCGCGCCTTCTACTCAGCCCTGCTGCAAGGTACGCGTGCCGCACGGGCCCTAGCGGAGGCGATGCAAACCGTACAGCACACGAAACACTTTGCCCATCCGGCGAACTGGGCCGGGTTCATACTGATCGGCGGCAATGTGCGGCTCTCGAACAAGGTTGCGCTAATAGGGCAGGCGCTGTGCGAACTGATGCGCACCCCGGACAAGTGTCGCGATGCGCtccgcgtgtgtttgcatcTGGTCGAGAAGAGCCTGCAGCGCATACACCGCGGACAGAAGAACGCCATGTACACCACGCAGAAGAGCATAGACAACAAGGCGGGCCCGGTGAGCGGGTGGAAGGATCTGCTGATGGCGGTCGGGTTTCGCTTCGAACCGGCCGCTAACGGCATCCCGTCCAGTGTGTTCTTCCCGCAGAGTGATCCGGAGGACCGGCTGTCACAGTGCTCCGCTAGTCTGCAGGCACTGCTTGGGTTGTCCCCGACGACGCTGCACGCCCTGTCGAAGCTGGTGCATGGTGCCGAAATAGCGGACGAGATAATAGGCGTGATGCGGCACGTGGTCGCACAGTTCCCATCGAAAGCAACCGATAACGAGGGTGCGATCGATGTACCGCTCAGCGTACGGTTGTGGCGTGTGTCGGGATGTCACGAGCTGCTCGCGTCGCTCGGTTTCGACCTGATGGAGGTGGGCCAAGATCAGGTGACACTGCGCACCGGCAAACAGGCAAACCGGCGCAACTGTCAGTTCGTGCTGCAAGCACTGTTGGCCCTGTTCGATACGCAGGAAGCACCGAAAAGCCTGGGCATCGAGTCCAGCAGCAGCTCGGAGTCACTGAACGAAGAGGAAACGGCCGACGAGCAAAGTGCCCACCAGCAACAATCCATCCAGCAGTCGCAGCAATCGCAACCAACcgtacaacagcaacaacagcagcaatctGCGCAACAGTGCCAGCAGGtccagcagcagttgaaaGCGTCGTCCGGCGCAAGTCCAACACCGACGAGCGGTGACTCACAACAGCGGAGCATCTCCCCAGCGGTGACGGTAAAGTCACAGACGAGTTACAATTTCTCGCGCCCACCGCTACCACTGCGTCGCGTACCGTTCCTGAGCACCCGCAGTGCGTTCATCTCGTACGTGCGGCGCCGTGGCGAACCGGACGGTGGACAAACGGACAGTGCGCAGTCCGTGCCGAACGGGAACGTGCTCGATACGAGCCTGGCCAACACGACCGACAGTGAGCTGTCCGACGGGTATACGACGCAGCAGATACTGCTGAAAAGTGACCATCTTGCGAAGGGTCTCGGGTACTCGAGCTTACGCGGCACGATCAAGGTGTCGCGACCGGGTGGCGGTGGTGAGAGTGATGCCGCGTTCACACCCAGCCCGCCGGTAACGATACAGAACGTGGACCAAAACGTTTCGCTGGCATTAGCACACCAGACGCGCATCAAGAATCTCTACACAAACAATGGCACCGTGCACGGTGTGCCCGGTGCGCTGAATGGTGTGCACGGTCCGGCGACCGCCTCCGGCATGGTGATGGGTGGTGCCGGATCATACACGCTCCCGGATACACTTCGCGACGGCGTTCACCATCATCCGAATCCGGGCCATCACCGACGGCCGGATAGTTCCAGCTCGGCGAGCTCGGCCACCGATTGGGAGGGTTCGGGCCATGCGACGGTTCTGCGACGGGCGGCACACCAAGGCCATCACTTACCGCCATTGCCACCACCGCGCCAAACGCTCCCGATGGTGGAAAGTTTACGGCCACTGGCACCGCTTGCACCGGTgtacaacaacatcaacggTGCGGTCGGTCCGGCCGGTCCCGCCGGCAAGAGTTCCGTCCCGAACGGGGGCCAAAAATCACTCTCGGTGCTGGAGTCGACCAGCTCCGATTCGGAGTTTGAACGTTCGTTTGATCTGCCCGGTTCCGGTTCTTCCAATGCCGCGTCCATCAGTAGCAAGCTGACGTCGTTGGCGCACAGTCTGCAGAGTATGAGAACTCGCAACAAGCTGAAACTGGGTCCTCCGCCTCACGGGCAGCATCTCCCgtcgcagcaacagcagcagcaaccacatCAACCACTGCACGGCCAACAGCAATCACACGGCCAGCTGCACGGTCAGCATCAGCTGCACGGTACGTCGACGGGATCCGCCACGACGATGACCCGCTCGAAGCACCCGGTtgatcagttcggtttcctCGATCGGCTCAGCTGCCGGACGGAGATTTCCTCTTCTGCCACCCTCGGCAATCATGTTGCCCCACCCCGGAAGCCTCTCTCCACGCTTCCGGACGATGAGCGGACGCTTAATCTGAACGCCAACAAGCTCTACTTCTCACCGACCGACGCCGAGATGCTTCCGCTGGCGGAAGCGTCCCCATCCGATCTGGGGCTGGGCACCAAATCGCACGCCCCGTCCATCGGTCAACCGATGGTGGGATCGGCAGGTGTCGGCAACCTCGGCGTCCCGTGCACCACCGTCAAGGACGGTGCGAAATCGAACCAGAAAACGATCCAGGACTCGATCCTGCGCCATATGTCGCGCGAGATGACACCAACCATCTCGGAGGTGTACCACGAGCGTAATATCGGGCTCGGATTGGCACCATCACTGTCCAAGCTGCTGCTCAGCAAAAACTACGACGAAGCGCCAGAATTGGGTAGTAAGGGTAGCAACACCGTGACGGTGGCAGCGGCTTCTGCCGCGGCTGCCGCTGCCTCGATGCTGAACAAACCGAGCGCCGCTTTGACGGTGGGCAATCTGGCCGAGGCGATGAACGAGATCGAGATGAATGCGACCACCGCGGGCAAGCTGGACGAGGGCGCCTGTGCCATCTGCCACTCGCCGTCCGATCTGCTGTGCGGATGCAGTGCCACCTCGACCGTAGCGGCCGTTGCCGCCATGACGGCTGCCCTCGGTGCCAACACCACGACCATGGCGAAAAAGTCAAGCTCCAACAAACCCTGGCTCAGTAACGTATCGCCCAACATCGTGAAGGCGAGCGATCTTACCACCGCCGACATTCTCGAGCAGCAGAAGCAACTGAAATCCTCCGTCAGCAGTGGGCTGACGAGCAATCTGTCCTCCTCCACAGAGAACTCGCTCTCGACCGTGGTGAAGCGGAGCGGCTCACCGTTTTCCGATTTATCGCGTCGTGACGAAGGTGACGGTCGCAGCGTTGCCGATTCGCAGTGCTCCGGTAGCTTCCGGACCGACATTACCGGTTCCACGGTAACCACCTCCAAGAGTCAGCAGCAGATGGTGTCgtcccagcaacagcagcaaccatcacagcagcaacaccagaaacaacagcaaccgtcacagcagcagcaacagcaacccgGTGGTAGCGAACAGAACAGTTCAAGCGGCCCATCCGTCACCACGACTACCGTAACGCAGCAACGGGGCAAGTACATCATCGATACGTGA